Below is a window of Thermoplasmata archaeon DNA.
TCTCTCCCCGCACGGCGAGGGGGTCGCCGCGGCCCGCCGGTTTCGGGCTGCGGGCGGAACCCACCTGTTCCTCGCCACCCAGAACTATACCGGAAGCGTTGCGCGCTCGCTCGACGACTACGCCGGGCAGTTCGAGACCACAATCCGCCTCGCCGCGCGGGTTCGCGCGGACGCAGGCGTCGTCGCCTACCCCGTCGTCGCACCGTACCCGGTCGACCTCGTGGAGCAGGCCCGGACGATCGGCCTCGCCGAGGCCGAAGCGCTGCACCGGTCCGCGCTCGATCTCGCGGGCCGCGCGGTAGCGGAAGGCCGCGCCGTCGCCATCGGCGAGGTCGGCCGCGCCCACTTCCCGGTCAACGCGGCGATCGCGGCGGCGCTCGACCGGGTCCTGGACCATGCCCTCGCCGTGGCCCGCGACGCCCGCTGCCCGGCGATCCTCCACAGCGAGGACCTCGACGCGGCCGGCTACCGCGAGCTGGCGACGCGAGCACGAGGGGTCGGCCTTCGGCCCGAGCGGGTCGTCAAGCATTACGCCCGCGGCCGAGTGCCGACGCCGCTGCGCGACGGCCTCGTCCCGTCGTACCTCGCCGCTCGGGATCTCGTGGGCGAGGTCGTCGGAGATCCGGCGCCGTGGTTCCTGGAGACCGATTTTCTCGACGATCCCCGCCGGCCGGGAGCCGTGCTCGACCTCGCCACGGTCCCACGGCGCGCCCGGGCGATCGCCGAAGGCACCCCCGGCGGGGCGGAACGCCTGGTCGTGCCGTTCGTGGAGTCGATCGCGCGGGTGTATGGCCTCGACCTGGAGGCGCCGCGGGAGCGGGGACCCTGACGCCGTCGCCGCGCCCGCGCGGACGATTGATCGCGATCGAGGGGATCGACGGCTCGGGGAAGAGCACCCTCGTTCGCGCGCTCGCGCGCCGCCTGCGGCGGCGCGGCTGGTCGGTCGCCCGACGGCACGAACCGGCCGACCCCTCGCTCGGGGTCCTCGCCCAGCGCGCCGGCGTGCTCGACCCGTGGACCGCCGGCGTCTACTTCACGATCGACCGGTTCGCGGCGCGCCGGGCCCTGGCGCGCGACCTCGCCCGTCACGACGTGGTGATCGCGGACCGATCGTTCTACTCGACCCTCGCCTATCAGGGCTCCGCGCTCCCGCCCCGGGACCGCCACCGCCTGGAGCGCCTGCAGCGGCTCGCAACCGTGCCGCCCGACCGGGTGGTCCTGCTCGATCTGGAGCCGGCCGACGCGCTGCGTCGCGTCGGCGGGCGGGCCGGGCGCCGCGGGCCACTCGAGCGACGCCGGCGGCTCGAGCGCGCCCGACGGGAGTACCGACGCCTCGCTTCGCGTGGGCGATGGATCGTCCTGGACGCCCGCGCGTCCCCGAGCGACCTCGCGCGTACGCTCACGGAGCGGCTCGTCCCCGGGCTGCCCCCGCCGTCCGGTCCGCGCCGGCCCGGAGCCCGACGGCGAAGCTGATATTGCCCACGCGGGTCGGGGACCGCGCCCCATGAGCCCGCCCGCGTCGCTGTTCCTCGCCGAGGAGACGCTCGATCCGTCGTTCCTGCCCGCTCGTCTTCCGCACCGCGAGACCGAGCGCGCCCTGCTCGACCGTCGCTTCCGCGCGAGCCTCGCGAAGGGGCTCGCCTACCACGCGCTGGTGACCGGGGGCGTGGGAAGCGGAAAGACCGCGCTGGTGCGACGCGTCGCGGCGGATCTCGAGAAGGCCGGTCGGCTGGCGGACCTCCCCGTGCGCTCGGTCTACATCAACTGCTGGCGTCGCGCGAGCGACCGGACGGTGATGCTCGACCTGCTGCGCAGCGTGCACGTCTCGCTGCCCGACCGGGGCTACAGCCTGTCGGAGATGATCGACGTCTTCGAGCAGGGTCTGCGGCGCAGCCCGCAGCACCTAGTCGTCCTGCTCGACGAGGCGGCGTCGCTCGTCCGCCAGGAGACCCGGCTCGTCTACCTCCTCTCGCGCTCGCGCGAGGTCGAGCTCGGCTCGATCTCCCTGGTGCTGGTCG
It encodes the following:
- a CDS encoding TatD family hydrolase, translating into MPLPDGLPVVDHHCHLSPHGEGVAAARRFRAAGGTHLFLATQNYTGSVARSLDDYAGQFETTIRLAARVRADAGVVAYPVVAPYPVDLVEQARTIGLAEAEALHRSALDLAGRAVAEGRAVAIGEVGRAHFPVNAAIAAALDRVLDHALAVARDARCPAILHSEDLDAAGYRELATRARGVGLRPERVVKHYARGRVPTPLRDGLVPSYLAARDLVGEVVGDPAPWFLETDFLDDPRRPGAVLDLATVPRRARAIAEGTPGGAERLVVPFVESIARVYGLDLEAPRERGP
- the tmk gene encoding dTMP kinase, with protein sequence MIAIEGIDGSGKSTLVRALARRLRRRGWSVARRHEPADPSLGVLAQRAGVLDPWTAGVYFTIDRFAARRALARDLARHDVVIADRSFYSTLAYQGSALPPRDRHRLERLQRLATVPPDRVVLLDLEPADALRRVGGRAGRRGPLERRRRLERARREYRRLASRGRWIVLDARASPSDLARTLTERLVPGLPPPSGPRRPGARRRS